In Clostridium sp. DL-VIII, the following proteins share a genomic window:
- a CDS encoding cation-transporting P-type ATPase, whose amino-acid sequence MEKYCNSSWAEIVELLNSNIQQGISENDCEALRSKYGTNKIDLPSGNKLYKHIFNALKQKSMIVYILIAIILFVLKSYLLGGLVTLSVILNLMMLIMHTTKRDKEIDALERLNSADVVVIRDGIQRVVKSEELVIGDIIKFDVNSVIQADLRIISANDLKVDEKSITGEAFYKEKFETKIIGTISSLAEMKNILFKGSAIKSGSGLGIVISVGNSTQLGRMLAMLTYASNRKHNFGKMIAKFLEKYLLTYFIGTVLIGLYFIHSGQDAKGNYISIALFALGFFPITIIAKFVLKNVVKNFSNENIEIINFSVFNLVKDINILFLDKVGAISKKEMIVKKLFLNNTLVSTNDPYVKEITFDRIVEISLICNNAIYNTDVETGGKGELDELAFLDYAAKKKIYKASIDSKNPKVLEIPMDSDKRFLTVVSRVNKRYRANTRGNVDAVLDQCTYIMIEGVEKELTEEYKSRIKEIDMSLSIEGLITQGFAYRNFNYEPSRSENIESHMVFVGIIGLENPLEESLEESINRIKDKAIVPILFTEESKLSAITNAKKANIIRNKNQVVAGIELDSLNQQELKDLLCRVRVFCRVNPEIKSKIVSLFIKDGHSVATTGETLGDLPALNLSNVGIGKGKASSIVKKVADVYIQENYLDGFFKIRDFSKSFARNIDRGFKIYFMTIFAELLVLVGSLIMGQTADLNLWNVLIINGILFIPLSLMILLKDGREISTNEMIFRGLVLSIITMISIYRVDDKEGAIVPLVILSIGVLLFTFFNGSISIRRKSHELIMGLIALLIIIIGSASIILINNFIPRNIIFLELGVSIIFLIIFEILARKWQNSLMR is encoded by the coding sequence TTGGAAAAGTATTGTAATAGTTCTTGGGCTGAAATAGTCGAATTATTAAATAGTAATATTCAACAGGGGATTAGTGAAAATGATTGTGAAGCTTTGAGATCCAAGTACGGTACAAATAAAATTGATTTACCTAGTGGAAATAAACTTTACAAACATATATTTAATGCATTAAAGCAAAAATCTATGATTGTATACATATTGATTGCAATAATTTTATTTGTATTAAAAAGTTATTTACTTGGAGGACTGGTAACATTATCAGTAATATTAAATTTAATGATGCTTATAATGCATACTACTAAGAGAGATAAGGAAATTGATGCTTTAGAGAGATTAAATTCAGCAGATGTAGTCGTCATTAGGGATGGCATACAAAGAGTTGTCAAGTCTGAGGAACTAGTAATTGGAGATATAATTAAATTCGATGTTAATTCTGTTATTCAGGCAGACTTGAGAATTATAAGTGCTAATGATTTAAAAGTAGATGAAAAGAGCATAACTGGAGAAGCTTTTTATAAAGAGAAATTTGAAACAAAAATAATAGGAACTATTTCTTCACTTGCTGAGATGAAAAATATATTGTTTAAGGGTTCTGCAATAAAGTCAGGAAGCGGGCTTGGAATAGTTATTTCCGTTGGGAATTCTACTCAATTAGGAAGAATGCTTGCCATGCTTACATATGCAAGCAACAGAAAACATAATTTTGGGAAGATGATAGCTAAGTTTTTAGAGAAATATTTATTAACATATTTTATAGGAACTGTCCTTATAGGTTTATATTTTATACATTCGGGACAGGATGCTAAAGGAAATTACATATCTATAGCATTATTTGCACTTGGATTTTTCCCAATTACGATAATTGCTAAATTCGTTTTAAAAAATGTGGTTAAGAATTTTTCAAATGAAAATATTGAAATAATTAATTTTTCGGTATTTAATTTAGTAAAAGACATAAATATTTTATTTTTGGATAAGGTTGGAGCAATAAGTAAAAAGGAAATGATAGTAAAAAAGTTATTTCTTAATAACACCTTAGTATCAACTAATGATCCGTATGTAAAAGAGATAACTTTTGATAGAATAGTTGAGATATCGTTAATATGTAACAATGCAATTTATAATACAGATGTTGAAACAGGCGGAAAAGGTGAATTAGATGAACTTGCTTTTTTAGATTATGCTGCTAAAAAGAAAATATATAAAGCTTCTATTGATAGCAAGAACCCAAAGGTTTTGGAAATACCTATGGATTCTGATAAGAGATTTCTAACTGTTGTATCTAGAGTTAACAAGAGATATAGAGCTAATACCAGAGGAAATGTTGATGCGGTTTTAGATCAATGTACTTACATTATGATTGAAGGTGTAGAAAAAGAACTTACAGAGGAATATAAGTCTAGGATAAAAGAAATAGATATGAGTTTATCTATTGAAGGTCTTATAACTCAAGGCTTTGCCTACAGAAATTTTAATTATGAGCCATCTAGGTCTGAAAATATAGAAAGCCACATGGTTTTTGTAGGAATAATAGGACTTGAAAATCCGCTTGAGGAAAGCCTTGAAGAAAGTATAAATCGAATTAAAGATAAAGCGATAGTTCCAATTCTGTTCACTGAAGAAAGTAAATTAAGTGCTATAACAAATGCAAAAAAAGCTAATATAATAAGAAATAAAAACCAAGTAGTAGCGGGCATAGAGTTAGACTCCTTAAATCAACAAGAGCTTAAAGATCTCCTTTGCAGAGTAAGAGTATTTTGTAGGGTGAATCCTGAAATTAAGTCTAAAATAGTTTCGTTATTCATTAAAGATGGCCATAGTGTTGCTACTACAGGAGAAACTTTAGGCGATTTACCAGCTCTTAATTTATCAAATGTGGGAATAGGAAAAGGAAAAGCGTCTTCAATAGTTAAAAAAGTAGCTGATGTGTATATTCAAGAGAATTATCTAGATGGTTTTTTCAAAATAAGAGATTTCTCTAAGTCTTTTGCTAGAAATATAGATAGAGGTTTCAAAATATATTTTATGACTATTTTTGCAGAACTTTTAGTTCTAGTAGGAAGTTTGATAATGGGACAAACAGCGGATTTAAATTTATGGAATGTTTTGATTATAAATGGAATTTTATTTATCCCATTATCTCTAATGATTTTATTAAAAGATGGACGAGAAATTAGTACTAATGAAATGATATTTAGAGGATTAGTATTAAGTATAATAACGATGATTTCTATTTATAGAGTTGATGATAAAGAAGGAGCAATAGTACCTTTGGTTATTTTGTCTATAGGAGTTCTGCTGTTTACGTTTTTTAATGGAAGTATTTCTATAAGAAGAAAGTCTCATGAACTTATTATGGGATTAATAGCATTATTAATAATAATTATAGGCTCAGCTAGCATTATTTTGATTAATAATTTCATTCCAAGAAATATAATTTTCTTAGAATTAGGAGTTTCTATAATATTTTTGATTATTTTTGAAATTTTAGCTAGAAAGTGGCAAAACTCACTAATGAGGTGA
- a CDS encoding ComEC/Rec2 family competence protein — MFHKKINEVGNPLVYVFLSLMVGCIYYGINEELMGLAIFIVASFFICMFYYCGFSFSCIMSIFFIIGVLINYSYYKVPSEINDEVRITKVSSFGIQGEFEGKSITIKTNRKDLKVGEKYKVAGKINRIQDKVSGVVGEVEPKFIVKTNDDLITKLYNVKRNIYYRLEENLGERKAGLISSIAFGYSDYLDAEDKDDMNNLGIIHSISVSGLHVVIIYGFFRIFLGSKLGIILTGAYVIFTGSSYSSIRAFVMLACVEGAGILKRNKSSISTLCFSAIILVVYQPYCIFNISFQLSYVATLGIIMYNKKLNEKLYKMPGKLRESLSLALSAQVFTLPFLILIFKNFSVNFIVGNLFLAPFVDLMVITGNILVITYIWPKVFDFCSYLNLYIIKAFDWTLDIIDKVSLPMFYGNEYIVLFYFFIMLSFYFVRKGYRSFIYIPLISILAIAIQIYSPILNISYYNEGAILISYRGERVLMANKNQIDIKKLSEAAFATEYYREEKLIRIKDIGSIKSQGKNYILETPEKKYLLKMTSTENESKEYDIINFKDAPINRIFVISGKVV, encoded by the coding sequence ATGTTTCATAAAAAAATAAATGAAGTGGGAAATCCATTAGTATATGTTTTTTTATCATTAATGGTTGGATGCATTTATTATGGGATAAATGAAGAATTAATGGGGCTTGCAATATTTATTGTGGCTTCTTTTTTTATTTGTATGTTTTATTATTGTGGGTTCAGCTTCAGCTGTATTATGAGTATATTTTTTATAATAGGAGTTTTAATCAATTATTCGTATTATAAAGTTCCTAGTGAAATAAATGATGAAGTAAGGATAACAAAGGTAAGCAGTTTTGGTATTCAAGGAGAATTTGAAGGAAAGAGCATCACAATAAAAACTAACAGGAAAGATTTAAAGGTGGGGGAGAAGTATAAAGTTGCAGGAAAAATTAATAGGATACAGGATAAAGTAAGTGGAGTTGTTGGAGAGGTTGAACCTAAATTTATAGTAAAGACAAACGATGATCTTATAACAAAGCTTTATAATGTTAAGAGAAATATATACTATAGACTAGAAGAAAACTTAGGGGAAAGGAAAGCTGGATTAATATCATCAATTGCTTTTGGCTATTCAGATTATCTAGATGCAGAAGATAAAGATGATATGAATAATTTAGGTATTATACATAGTATAAGCGTTTCAGGCCTGCATGTAGTTATAATATATGGTTTTTTTAGAATTTTTCTAGGCAGCAAACTAGGGATTATTTTAACAGGGGCATATGTTATATTTACAGGTAGCAGTTATTCTAGTATAAGAGCATTTGTAATGCTTGCCTGTGTTGAAGGAGCAGGGATATTAAAAAGAAATAAAAGTTCAATTTCTACATTGTGTTTTTCAGCTATAATATTAGTTGTTTATCAGCCCTATTGTATTTTTAATATATCCTTTCAACTGTCGTATGTGGCTACTCTAGGAATAATAATGTATAATAAAAAATTAAATGAAAAACTTTATAAAATGCCTGGTAAATTAAGAGAATCATTAAGCTTGGCATTAAGTGCTCAAGTGTTTACTTTACCGTTTTTGATATTGATATTTAAGAATTTTTCTGTAAATTTTATTGTTGGAAATCTATTTTTAGCACCTTTTGTTGATCTTATGGTTATCACAGGAAATATATTAGTAATCACATATATTTGGCCTAAAGTATTTGATTTCTGCAGTTACTTAAATTTATATATAATAAAAGCTTTTGATTGGACCTTAGATATTATTGATAAAGTTTCACTGCCAATGTTTTACGGAAACGAATATATAGTACTTTTTTATTTCTTTATAATGCTGAGTTTTTATTTTGTAAGAAAAGGATATAGGAGTTTTATTTATATTCCTCTTATATCAATTCTTGCAATAGCTATTCAGATATACAGTCCGATTTTAAATATTTCATATTATAATGAAGGCGCTATATTGATTAGTTACAGGGGGGAGAGAGTACTTATGGCTAATAAAAACCAAATTGACATAAAGAAATTATCAGAAGCAGCTTTCGCAACTGAATACTATAGAGAAGAAAAGTTAATTAGGATAAAAGATATAGGAAGTATTAAATCTCAAGGGAAAAATTATATCTTAGAAACGCCTGAGAAAAAATATTTATTAAAAATGACAAGTACTGAGAATGAATCTAAAGAGTATGATATAATAAATTTTAAAGATGCGCCCATTAATAGAATATTTGTAATAAGTGGGAAAGTAGTATAG
- the holA gene encoding DNA polymerase III subunit delta, protein MINYEVYEKETEKGNVKNGYVFCGLDEELIKDGISLITKREIPEELEELNLIKIDGMNTSLDDIVNACETMPFMGEKKVVLVYRASFLQEKSDSTGTKIYNELKKYILDLPPYTILIMYYLLNDKRERPNKNRKLGTIEKSLTVVHCDKLKKDKYLKKVSDIFKDKGKTIGRVELMYFCEKVQNNFDIIKREIDKLVSYCEGREIRKEDINLLILNSNEEDIFDLVELIAMKKVDKAIDIMKEILYKSDQHMLIISAIQKHFLRLYEIKIKIMNGKRVEDIVSDYKLPQFVCEKLMGQASKFTQRQLSELIKLCVSTETKLKSTGIDKTMEMEFLLINTLTVKK, encoded by the coding sequence GTGATTAATTATGAAGTTTATGAAAAAGAAACTGAAAAAGGTAACGTAAAGAATGGATATGTTTTTTGTGGATTAGATGAAGAGCTTATTAAAGATGGGATAAGCTTAATTACAAAAAGAGAGATACCAGAAGAGTTAGAAGAACTTAATTTAATTAAAATAGATGGAATGAATACGAGTTTAGATGATATTGTGAATGCGTGTGAAACAATGCCTTTTATGGGAGAGAAAAAAGTTGTTCTAGTGTATAGAGCAAGTTTTTTGCAGGAAAAAAGTGATTCTACAGGTACTAAGATATATAATGAACTTAAAAAATACATATTGGATTTGCCTCCATATACTATTTTAATCATGTATTATTTGTTAAATGATAAAAGAGAAAGACCTAATAAGAATAGAAAATTAGGCACCATTGAGAAATCATTAACTGTAGTTCATTGTGATAAATTAAAGAAGGATAAATATTTAAAAAAGGTTTCTGATATATTTAAAGATAAAGGAAAAACAATTGGGCGTGTTGAATTAATGTACTTTTGCGAAAAGGTTCAGAACAATTTTGATATCATAAAAAGAGAAATTGATAAACTTGTTTCATATTGTGAAGGTAGGGAAATAAGAAAAGAGGATATTAATTTACTTATTTTGAATTCTAATGAAGAAGATATTTTCGATTTGGTAGAATTAATAGCCATGAAAAAAGTTGATAAGGCTATAGACATAATGAAGGAAATTTTATATAAGTCAGATCAGCATATGCTCATAATAAGTGCAATTCAAAAACATTTCCTAAGGTTATATGAAATAAAAATAAAAATAATGAATGGGAAAAGAGTAGAAGATATAGTATCTGATTATAAATTGCCTCAATTTGTATGTGAAAAACTAATGGGCCAGGCTAGTAAGTTTACCCAAAGGCAGTTATCAGAATTGATTAAGCTTTGTGTAAGCACTGAAACAAAATTAAAATCAACAGGAATAGATAAGACTATGGAAATGGAATTCCTGCTCATAAATACACTTACTGTTAAGAAATAA
- the rpsT gene encoding 30S ribosomal protein S20 produces the protein MANIKSAKKRIKVTETKTLKNRMVKSALKTAIKKFEAAVEAKNNEEAKALYTSVVKSLDMAATKGVVHKNMAARKKSRLAARLNAMA, from the coding sequence ATGGCAAATATAAAATCAGCAAAAAAGAGAATTAAAGTTACTGAAACTAAGACTTTAAAGAACAGAATGGTTAAGTCTGCTTTAAAGACTGCTATAAAGAAGTTTGAAGCTGCTGTAGAAGCTAAGAATAATGAAGAAGCTAAAGCTTTATATACATCAGTTGTTAAGTCATTAGACATGGCTGCTACTAAGGGAGTTGTCCATAAGAACATGGCTGCTAGAAAGAAATCAAGATTAGCTGCTAGATTAAACGCTATGGCATAA
- the gpr gene encoding GPR endopeptidase — protein sequence MINVRTDLVLEARDIYKESHKGEKDIDGIEVIEESEKDIKVTTVKIKNDEGAEKLGKPKGNYITVDMPEFTAYDGETMDRVSEVVSEVLGRLIKVDTEKTVLIVGLGNWQVTPDALGPKVAEKIMVTRHLQTVMPEAIDDSVRPVCSVSPGVLGVTGIETVEIVKGVVEKVKPDLVICIDALAARKVERVNATIQIGDTGISPGAGVGNNRKQINEENLGIKVIAIGVPTVVDATTIANDTIDSVIDSLINNSSSGGDFYKMLKSLDKYEKERLIREVMSSKTGMDMIVTPKEIDLVINSLSKIIANGINMAVQPNMNMEEINKFMG from the coding sequence ATGATTAATGTTAGAACAGATTTGGTACTTGAAGCAAGAGATATTTATAAAGAAAGCCATAAAGGTGAAAAAGATATTGATGGTATAGAAGTTATTGAAGAAAGTGAAAAAGATATTAAAGTAACTACTGTAAAAATAAAAAATGATGAAGGAGCTGAAAAACTTGGAAAACCGAAAGGCAATTATATAACAGTAGATATGCCAGAGTTTACAGCTTATGATGGTGAGACTATGGATAGAGTTTCAGAGGTTGTTTCAGAGGTTTTGGGAAGATTAATTAAGGTTGATACTGAAAAGACGGTGTTAATTGTTGGACTTGGAAACTGGCAGGTAACGCCTGATGCATTAGGGCCTAAAGTTGCAGAAAAAATAATGGTAACAAGACATTTGCAGACAGTAATGCCTGAAGCCATTGATGATTCAGTTAGACCAGTCTGCTCAGTGTCACCAGGAGTATTGGGAGTAACAGGTATTGAAACTGTGGAAATAGTTAAAGGAGTTGTGGAAAAAGTTAAACCAGATTTAGTAATATGCATAGATGCATTAGCAGCAAGGAAGGTTGAAAGGGTGAATGCAACAATCCAGATTGGAGATACAGGCATATCACCAGGTGCCGGGGTAGGCAATAATAGAAAGCAGATAAATGAGGAAAACTTAGGAATTAAGGTAATTGCAATAGGAGTGCCTACTGTAGTAGATGCTACCACAATTGCTAATGATACCATAGACTCGGTTATAGATTCTTTAATTAACAACTCATCAAGTGGTGGAGATTTCTATAAGATGTTAAAATCTCTTGATAAATATGAAAAAGAAAGGCTTATTAGAGAAGTAATGTCATCAAAAACTGGAATGGATATGATAGTTACACCTAAGGAGATAGACCTGGTTATTAATTCTTTATCAAAAATAATAGCTAATGGTATAAATATGGCAGTACAACCTAATATGAATATGGAAGAAATCAATAAATTTATGGGATAA
- a CDS encoding stage II sporulation protein P, with protein sequence MKSNTSIGVIVLILIISLLFIRLGNILKNSKERGAFAYVQMLNLGAPIVESQIYDEGTYSENKLSLSNVCLQVLGINNLSYKGIIQNEVSYFTDVDSDSVSKPDSTFSLFQINDDSILKVPVNNTDSTNSKIYDPSLKKELNESKPEVLIYHSHTTENYNASQPESLDEDTNVVGVGDVLADELEKNYGISVIHDKTNHCISYNDSYTRSGETVDKYLKQYGDFKMLIDLHRDSVEDKSATTTEVDGMSASKIMFVDAENSTRYAKNKELTEKVFNKTAELFPTLPIKILTYHRGKNAFNQDKSDGCLLFEIGSHTNTPEESKVTAQCMARVIAEILNKK encoded by the coding sequence ATGAAATCAAATACTAGTATTGGAGTAATAGTATTAATACTAATTATAAGTTTATTATTCATAAGGCTTGGCAATATTTTGAAAAATAGCAAGGAAAGAGGAGCATTTGCTTATGTACAGATGTTAAATTTAGGAGCGCCAATAGTAGAATCTCAGATTTATGATGAAGGGACTTACTCGGAGAATAAGCTTTCATTAAGTAATGTATGCTTACAGGTTTTGGGAATTAATAATTTGAGCTACAAAGGGATAATTCAAAATGAAGTCAGTTATTTCACTGATGTGGATAGTGATAGTGTTAGTAAACCAGATTCTACATTTAGTTTATTTCAAATAAATGATGATAGTATTTTAAAGGTACCAGTTAATAATACTGATAGTACAAATTCAAAGATTTATGATCCGAGCTTAAAAAAAGAGCTGAATGAATCAAAACCAGAAGTATTAATATATCATAGCCATACAACTGAAAATTACAATGCCTCACAGCCTGAAAGTTTAGATGAAGATACCAATGTAGTAGGGGTTGGGGATGTTCTTGCGGATGAACTTGAAAAGAATTATGGGATATCGGTAATTCATGATAAAACAAATCATTGCATTTCATATAATGATAGTTACACAAGATCTGGTGAAACTGTAGATAAATACCTAAAGCAATATGGGGATTTTAAAATGCTTATAGATCTTCATAGAGATTCTGTAGAGGATAAATCTGCAACAACCACAGAAGTAGATGGAATGAGCGCATCTAAGATAATGTTTGTAGATGCAGAAAATAGTACAAGATATGCAAAAAATAAAGAGCTTACAGAGAAAGTGTTTAATAAAACAGCAGAATTATTTCCGACACTGCCAATAAAAATATTAACATATCATAGAGGGAAAAATGCATTTAATCAAGATAAGAGTGATGGATGTTTACTTTTTGAAATAGGTTCTCATACTAATACACCAGAGGAATCAAAGGTTACAGCACAGTGTATGGCCAGAGTAATTGCAGAAATTTTAAATAAAAAATAA
- a CDS encoding GNAT family N-acetyltransferase, translated as MNIKFKYNCSNVNWNDVANILKKVGMTHFEGEVHKKAFENSHTTVFAFDGDKLIGFGRAISDGVYQSAIYDVAVLAEYQGKKIGSAIIDHILRFTPNCNFILYASPGKETFYEKQSFRKMKTGMAIFINPEKMKTRGFIE; from the coding sequence ATGAATATAAAATTTAAATATAATTGTTCAAATGTCAATTGGAATGATGTAGCTAATATATTAAAAAAGGTTGGAATGACACATTTTGAAGGAGAAGTGCATAAGAAAGCTTTTGAAAATAGTCATACTACTGTATTTGCTTTTGATGGGGATAAGTTAATTGGTTTTGGACGTGCAATTTCGGATGGAGTTTATCAATCAGCAATTTACGATGTTGCAGTATTGGCAGAATATCAAGGGAAAAAGATAGGTTCAGCAATTATTGATCACATATTAAGATTTACTCCTAATTGCAATTTTATTTTATATGCTTCACCGGGAAAAGAAACTTTTTATGAAAAACAAAGCTTTAGAAAAATGAAAACAGGAATGGCGATATTTATTAATCCAGAGAAAATGAAGACGAGAGGGTTTATTGAATAG